The genome window GACTAATATATTTTCTTCACAACGGTCATACAACACTTCTTTCTTGCCGTTTGATTGATGAGAATACAACAGAAATTCAGAACAGATAAAGGAGAACTCTCCTACACACCTCATATTGGTTTATCAAGAAAGGATATTCCTTTTCACGTAAAGTACAGCCCATAAACTGTCCTACGAATACATTATGGCATGAAAAAGGATGTTTCAAGGCTTCTGACCGGTAATGGTGCTGTCCTTGGAACATCCTCGATATAATATGAAACGAAACTTACTTGGTTGCTGTGCTGTCGGATTTGAAGGAGTCAGAGATGCCCTTGCCGAGCTTCTTAAAGAACTTCTTTCCGTCATCACCTATCTTACGTGTCACCTCGCCCATTGATTTTACCTCACGCTTGAAAACCTTTCCCATACCACGTGAGAAAGTCTTGAAACCTTGCTTTACTTCCACCTCCGCCGAGTCATTGTCGGCTGCCTGCTGTGGATTAGCATCCTTACTGGTCTTGACACTATTCCCATGAGCCGTCTGGGACTTTGAAGCCGCAGACGAAGTACCAGCCTTAGCAGTGTGATTTGACTCCTTTGCGGCAGCCTGCTTGTTTGCTTTCACCAATCCTGGAGATGCACCAGCAACACCGCTATACTCTGTCTGCGCTGACACCGAGAGGCACAGCAACAGCAAAGCTACAAACATTTTAATCCTGATTCTTTCCATTGTCGTACGTTTTATTATATTAAAGGGCTATATCAAGACCCTGGAATGGCAATCCGCCGGTACATATTCATCCCGTGGATATTGTGTATAGAAGCGCACCTTGCGTATCCCCACACCAGAACCACCCATGAATAAAACGATTGACCTGCAAAGAAATTGCCGTTCTTAACAATCAATAGGACGTATTAAGGGCATTTAAGCCACAGGTATCATCCTATTTTATAAGACTGCGGATAGCAAACCACACATGCAGCAAGAGGGTCCGAACCAATCCATAATGCCTGCGCATCACGTCAAAACGCTCACGGAGCGACTCCTTATGATGGATGGTAGTCTGCCCTTCCTGCACATAATTCGCCACGACAGCATGGATATTGCGAAGGAGAAGACGACGTTTTTCGCCCTCTTTCATTATCCGGATGCACCAGTCAACATCAGCTGAATAACGATAGTCTGTATCATACGGCAGCGAGCGGGCTATATCCATACGGGCATAGAACGCCTGATGACATACCAGCATGCCATAACGGAAGGAACGCCAGGTGAGCCGTCCGGGAGGACTGAGCCTGCGATGACAAAGGAAGTTGCCCTTTTCATCAATTATGTCCGTATCACCGAAAAGCACTGCGGGACGCTCCTCACCATCACCGACGACAGCTGCAAGCACCACCTTGTCAAGTGTGTCGGGTTCAGGGAAACGGTCGCCGGCATTCAGAAAGACAACATAATCACCTGTTGCCAGCTGCAACCCCTTGTTCATGGCATAGTAGAGTCCGTCGTCAGGTTCACTCTGGATGCGTACAGTATGCTCATTTTCCGCCTCATCCGACTGCTGCTGATAGGCTTCAGCTATCTTTACCGTATCATCCTTTGAAGCACCATCAATGATGATATGCTCCACATGAGGATAGTCCTGCATGAGCACACTGTCAAGTGTCGGTTGCAGAACCGAGGCTGCATTATAGGTTATCGTGACTACTGAAAACGTGATCATAATCGGAAATTCTTAAAGGCAAGTGCCTCATTATATACTTCAAGATACTGCATTGCGACACTGTGCTGCGAATAACTGCGCAATACTTTTCCTACTGCTGCTTCAGAAAGAGCTGCATAGTCAGCCTCATCAAGCACCCAGCGCATGCCCTTGGCGAGGTCTTCAGCATTGCGTTCGGCTGCGACATAGCCGTTCTTGCGGTGGTCAATCATCTCGGGTATGCCACCAACCTTGAAGCCTACGCAGGGTACGCCACATGCCATAGCCTCCATGATGGTATTGGGAAGATTGTCCTCAAGCGACGGAAGCACGAAAACGTCAGCG of Prevotella fusca JCM 17724 contains these proteins:
- a CDS encoding glycosyltransferase family 2 protein; the protein is MITFSVVTITYNAASVLQPTLDSVLMQDYPHVEHIIIDGASKDDTVKIAEAYQQQSDEAENEHTVRIQSEPDDGLYYAMNKGLQLATGDYVVFLNAGDRFPEPDTLDKVVLAAVVGDGEERPAVLFGDTDIIDEKGNFLCHRRLSPPGRLTWRSFRYGMLVCHQAFYARMDIARSLPYDTDYRYSADVDWCIRIMKEGEKRRLLLRNIHAVVANYVQEGQTTIHHKESLRERFDVMRRHYGLVRTLLLHVWFAIRSLIK